The Takifugu rubripes chromosome 7, fTakRub1.2, whole genome shotgun sequence genome has a segment encoding these proteins:
- the cnot10 gene encoding CCR4-NOT transcription complex subunit 10 isoform X3: MAENLEQNESKHDGSPSPGMTDQEKEVAASAYEAFLAGRYDESLKHLEGLQELNKEDYKISMNEAIVKFYKSGQTTTGALKQSLMVLKNQVHTTAEDADGLDDVENSLLCYNQAIIHYYLRQFSEAISIGERLYQFLEPFEEKFAQAVCFLLVDLYLLTFQPEKALHLLAVLDKLSAHGNNKNSKGENNSSNKDGVSHKTEVTALTEAAKSKIHQYKVRAYIQMKSSKACKREIKSVMNTAGNSAPSLFLKSNFEYLRGNYRKAVKLLNSSNIAEHPGPIKTGECVRCMFWNNLGCIHFAMGKHNLGIFYFKQALQENDHTCAQLGDGSNGQSKKFTGIPMCALLATKRYELLYNCGIQLLHIGRPLAAFECLMEAVQVYHSNSRLWLRLAECCISANKGGSEQESKGLPCKKGIVQSIVGQGYHRKVILASQSNQNSMYSEGQSAAIPVASMEFAAICLRNALLLLPEHQPQDIKTENNSRATSQSGSTESGSENSDVCSGKGQEADKFLSAAPSSPLRKQEIENLRCSILACSAYVALALGDNLMALNHAEKLLHQAKVSGSLKFLGHLYAAEALISLDRISDAIAHLNPENVSDVSMGVLTSEQDQGSDKGDEPVESSKQTPMFYPSSVTSARAMMLFNLGSAYCLRSEYEKARKCLNQAATMVNTREIPPEAILLGVYLELQNGNTQLALQIIKRNQLLPMTIQRISPDSRKKPLQPLHSVQPVQLPSPFTQVQRK, encoded by the exons ATGGCAGAAAACCTAG AACAAAATGAGTCGAAGCATGATGGTTCACCTTCACCTGGAATGACGGaccaggagaaggaggtggcAGCCAGCGCCTATGAAGCCTTTTTG GCTGGCAGGTATGATGAGTCTCTGAAGCATCTCGAGGGCCTCCAGGAGCTCAACAAAGAAGACTACAAGATTTCCATGAATGAAGCTATTGTGAAGTTTTACAAAAGTGGCCAGACAACAACAGGAGCCCTAAAGCAGTCTTTGATGGTGCTGAAGAACCAG GTTCACACCACagcagaagatgcagatggTCTGGATGACGTTGAGAATAGTTTGCTTTGCTATAATCAGGCAATCATCCACTACTACCTGCGGCAGTTTTCAGAGGCCATAAGCATAGGAGAGAGACTCTACCAGTTTCTGGAACCATTCG AAGAGAAGTTTGCTCAGGCCGTGTGCTTCCTTCTGGTGGATCTGTACCTGCTCACGTTCCAGCCTGAGAAGGCCCTCCACCTGCTGGCTGTGCTCGACAAACTGTCTGCacatggaaacaacaaaaacagcaaaggagAG AACAACAGTTCAAACAAAGATGGAGTGAGCCACAAAACAGAGGTCACAGCTTTGACTGAGGCAGCCAAATCAAAGATCCACCAG TATAAAGTCAGAGCTTACATTCAGATGAAATCATCTAAGGCCTGTAAAAGGGAAATCAAGTCTGTCATGAACACAGCTGGGAAT TCGGCACCTTCGCTCTTTCTGAAGAGTAATTTTGAGTACCTGAGGGGGAACTATCGGAAAGCAGTCAAACTGCTAAACAGCTCCAACATTGCAGAGCATCCTGGACCCATCAAGACGG GTGAATGTGTTCGATGTATGTTCTGGAATAACCTGGGCTGCATTCACTTTGCAATGGGGAAGCATAACTTGGGTATATTCTACTTCAAGCAAGCACTACAGGAGAATGATCACACCTGTGCTCAGCTGGGGGACGGCAGCAATGGTCAAT CTAAAAAGTTCACGGGTATCCCCATGTGCGCACTACTGGCTACCAAGCGCTATGAGCTGCTGTATAACTGTGGtattcagctgctgcacattGGGAGGCCTCTGGCAGCATTCGAGTGTCTGATGGAGGCGGTGCAGGTTTATCACTCCAACTCACGACTGTGGCTGCGGCTGGCAGAGTGCTGCATCTCTGCTAACAAAGGG GGGTCCGAGCAGGAGAGCAAAGGTCTACCCTGTAAGAAAGGTATTGTTCAGTCTATTGTCGGCCAGGGATACCATCGCAAGGTCATTCTGGCATCCCAGTCTAACCAGAATAGTATGTACAG TGAGGGCCAGTCTGCAGCCATTCCAGTAGCCAGTATGGAGTTTGCAGCTATCTGTCTGAGAAACGCATTGCTGCTGTTACCTGAACATCAGCCGCAGGACATCAAGACGGAGAACAACTCCAGGGCGACCAGCCAGTCGGGGAGCACGGAGAGTGGTAGTGAGAACAGTGACGTCTGCAG TGGCAAAGGTCAGGAGGCTGACAAGTTCTTGTCTGCAGCTCCATCATCTCCACTCAGGAAGCAGGAAATAGAAAACCTCAG GTGCTCGATCCTGGCCTGTAGCGCTTATGTGGCATTAGCACTGGGGGACAACCTGATGGCTCTCAACCATGCTGAGAAATTGCTCCATCAAGCCAAAGTTTCAGGATCTCTGAA GTTCCTGGGTCACCTCTACGCTGCTGAAGCGCTTATTTCATTGGACAGAATCTCTGATGCTATCGCTCATCTCAATCCAGAGAATGTGAGCGATGTGTCTATGGGGGTGCTGACCAGTGAACAGGACCAAG GATCTGACAAAGGAGACGAGCCCGTTGAGTCGA GCAAGCAGACGCCTATGTTTTACCCCAGTAGCGTGACCTCTGCTCGGGCCATGATGCTCTTCAACTTGGGCAGCGCCTACTGCTTGAGGAGCGAGTACGAGAAGGCTCGCAAATGCCTCAATCAG GCTGCAACCATGGTGAACACTAGAGAGATTCCACCAGAAGCCATCCTGTTAGGAGTGTACTTGGAGCTGCAGAATG GAAACACCCAGCTGGCTCTCCAGATCATCAAACGAAATCAGCTGCTGCCCATGACGATCCAGAGAATCTCCCCAGACTCACGCAAGAAACCTCTCCAGCCCCTCCACTCTGTCCAGCCCGTCCAGCTGCCCTCACCCTTCACTCAAGTTCAACGGAAATGA
- the cnot10 gene encoding CCR4-NOT transcription complex subunit 10 isoform X2 translates to MFCFLSAGYTTTTLPRFFWLLFIHQRLFDEQNESKHDGSPSPGMTDQEKEVAASAYEAFLAGRYDESLKHLEGLQELNKEDYKISMNEAIVKFYKSGQTTTGALKQSLMVLKNQVHTTAEDADGLDDVENSLLCYNQAIIHYYLRQFSEAISIGERLYQFLEPFEKFAQAVCFLLVDLYLLTFQPEKALHLLAVLDKLSAHGNNKNSKGENNSSNKDGVSHKTEVTALTEAAKSKIHQYKVRAYIQMKSSKACKREIKSVMNTAGNSAPSLFLKSNFEYLRGNYRKAVKLLNSSNIAEHPGPIKTGECVRCMFWNNLGCIHFAMGKHNLGIFYFKQALQENDHTCAQLGDGSNGQSKKFTGIPMCALLATKRYELLYNCGIQLLHIGRPLAAFECLMEAVQVYHSNSRLWLRLAECCISANKGGSEQESKGLPCKKGIVQSIVGQGYHRKVILASQSNQNSMYSEGQSAAIPVASMEFAAICLRNALLLLPEHQPQDIKTENNSRATSQSGSTESGSENSDVCSGKGQEADKFLSAAPSSPLRKQEIENLRCSILACSAYVALALGDNLMALNHAEKLLHQAKVSGSLKFLGHLYAAEALISLDRISDAIAHLNPENVSDVSMGVLTSEQDQGSDKGDEPVESSKQTPMFYPSSVTSARAMMLFNLGSAYCLRSEYEKARKCLNQAATMVNTREIPPEAILLGVYLELQNGNTQLALQIIKRNQLLPMTIQRISPDSRKKPLQPLHSVQPVQLPSPFTQVQRK, encoded by the exons ATGTTTTGCTTCCTTTCAGCGGGatacaccaccaccaccctccctcGCTTCTTCTGGCTCCTGTTTATACACCAAAGACTCTTTGATG AACAAAATGAGTCGAAGCATGATGGTTCACCTTCACCTGGAATGACGGaccaggagaaggaggtggcAGCCAGCGCCTATGAAGCCTTTTTG GCTGGCAGGTATGATGAGTCTCTGAAGCATCTCGAGGGCCTCCAGGAGCTCAACAAAGAAGACTACAAGATTTCCATGAATGAAGCTATTGTGAAGTTTTACAAAAGTGGCCAGACAACAACAGGAGCCCTAAAGCAGTCTTTGATGGTGCTGAAGAACCAG GTTCACACCACagcagaagatgcagatggTCTGGATGACGTTGAGAATAGTTTGCTTTGCTATAATCAGGCAATCATCCACTACTACCTGCGGCAGTTTTCAGAGGCCATAAGCATAGGAGAGAGACTCTACCAGTTTCTGGAACCATTCG AGAAGTTTGCTCAGGCCGTGTGCTTCCTTCTGGTGGATCTGTACCTGCTCACGTTCCAGCCTGAGAAGGCCCTCCACCTGCTGGCTGTGCTCGACAAACTGTCTGCacatggaaacaacaaaaacagcaaaggagAG AACAACAGTTCAAACAAAGATGGAGTGAGCCACAAAACAGAGGTCACAGCTTTGACTGAGGCAGCCAAATCAAAGATCCACCAG TATAAAGTCAGAGCTTACATTCAGATGAAATCATCTAAGGCCTGTAAAAGGGAAATCAAGTCTGTCATGAACACAGCTGGGAAT TCGGCACCTTCGCTCTTTCTGAAGAGTAATTTTGAGTACCTGAGGGGGAACTATCGGAAAGCAGTCAAACTGCTAAACAGCTCCAACATTGCAGAGCATCCTGGACCCATCAAGACGG GTGAATGTGTTCGATGTATGTTCTGGAATAACCTGGGCTGCATTCACTTTGCAATGGGGAAGCATAACTTGGGTATATTCTACTTCAAGCAAGCACTACAGGAGAATGATCACACCTGTGCTCAGCTGGGGGACGGCAGCAATGGTCAAT CTAAAAAGTTCACGGGTATCCCCATGTGCGCACTACTGGCTACCAAGCGCTATGAGCTGCTGTATAACTGTGGtattcagctgctgcacattGGGAGGCCTCTGGCAGCATTCGAGTGTCTGATGGAGGCGGTGCAGGTTTATCACTCCAACTCACGACTGTGGCTGCGGCTGGCAGAGTGCTGCATCTCTGCTAACAAAGGG GGGTCCGAGCAGGAGAGCAAAGGTCTACCCTGTAAGAAAGGTATTGTTCAGTCTATTGTCGGCCAGGGATACCATCGCAAGGTCATTCTGGCATCCCAGTCTAACCAGAATAGTATGTACAG TGAGGGCCAGTCTGCAGCCATTCCAGTAGCCAGTATGGAGTTTGCAGCTATCTGTCTGAGAAACGCATTGCTGCTGTTACCTGAACATCAGCCGCAGGACATCAAGACGGAGAACAACTCCAGGGCGACCAGCCAGTCGGGGAGCACGGAGAGTGGTAGTGAGAACAGTGACGTCTGCAG TGGCAAAGGTCAGGAGGCTGACAAGTTCTTGTCTGCAGCTCCATCATCTCCACTCAGGAAGCAGGAAATAGAAAACCTCAG GTGCTCGATCCTGGCCTGTAGCGCTTATGTGGCATTAGCACTGGGGGACAACCTGATGGCTCTCAACCATGCTGAGAAATTGCTCCATCAAGCCAAAGTTTCAGGATCTCTGAA GTTCCTGGGTCACCTCTACGCTGCTGAAGCGCTTATTTCATTGGACAGAATCTCTGATGCTATCGCTCATCTCAATCCAGAGAATGTGAGCGATGTGTCTATGGGGGTGCTGACCAGTGAACAGGACCAAG GATCTGACAAAGGAGACGAGCCCGTTGAGTCGA GCAAGCAGACGCCTATGTTTTACCCCAGTAGCGTGACCTCTGCTCGGGCCATGATGCTCTTCAACTTGGGCAGCGCCTACTGCTTGAGGAGCGAGTACGAGAAGGCTCGCAAATGCCTCAATCAG GCTGCAACCATGGTGAACACTAGAGAGATTCCACCAGAAGCCATCCTGTTAGGAGTGTACTTGGAGCTGCAGAATG GAAACACCCAGCTGGCTCTCCAGATCATCAAACGAAATCAGCTGCTGCCCATGACGATCCAGAGAATCTCCCCAGACTCACGCAAGAAACCTCTCCAGCCCCTCCACTCTGTCCAGCCCGTCCAGCTGCCCTCACCCTTCACTCAAGTTCAACGGAAATGA
- the cnot10 gene encoding CCR4-NOT transcription complex subunit 10 isoform X1, with product MFCFLSAGYTTTTLPRFFWLLFIHQRLFDEQNESKHDGSPSPGMTDQEKEVAASAYEAFLAGRYDESLKHLEGLQELNKEDYKISMNEAIVKFYKSGQTTTGALKQSLMVLKNQVHTTAEDADGLDDVENSLLCYNQAIIHYYLRQFSEAISIGERLYQFLEPFEEKFAQAVCFLLVDLYLLTFQPEKALHLLAVLDKLSAHGNNKNSKGENNSSNKDGVSHKTEVTALTEAAKSKIHQYKVRAYIQMKSSKACKREIKSVMNTAGNSAPSLFLKSNFEYLRGNYRKAVKLLNSSNIAEHPGPIKTGECVRCMFWNNLGCIHFAMGKHNLGIFYFKQALQENDHTCAQLGDGSNGQSKKFTGIPMCALLATKRYELLYNCGIQLLHIGRPLAAFECLMEAVQVYHSNSRLWLRLAECCISANKGGSEQESKGLPCKKGIVQSIVGQGYHRKVILASQSNQNSMYSEGQSAAIPVASMEFAAICLRNALLLLPEHQPQDIKTENNSRATSQSGSTESGSENSDVCSGKGQEADKFLSAAPSSPLRKQEIENLRCSILACSAYVALALGDNLMALNHAEKLLHQAKVSGSLKFLGHLYAAEALISLDRISDAIAHLNPENVSDVSMGVLTSEQDQGSDKGDEPVESSKQTPMFYPSSVTSARAMMLFNLGSAYCLRSEYEKARKCLNQAATMVNTREIPPEAILLGVYLELQNGNTQLALQIIKRNQLLPMTIQRISPDSRKKPLQPLHSVQPVQLPSPFTQVQRK from the exons ATGTTTTGCTTCCTTTCAGCGGGatacaccaccaccaccctccctcGCTTCTTCTGGCTCCTGTTTATACACCAAAGACTCTTTGATG AACAAAATGAGTCGAAGCATGATGGTTCACCTTCACCTGGAATGACGGaccaggagaaggaggtggcAGCCAGCGCCTATGAAGCCTTTTTG GCTGGCAGGTATGATGAGTCTCTGAAGCATCTCGAGGGCCTCCAGGAGCTCAACAAAGAAGACTACAAGATTTCCATGAATGAAGCTATTGTGAAGTTTTACAAAAGTGGCCAGACAACAACAGGAGCCCTAAAGCAGTCTTTGATGGTGCTGAAGAACCAG GTTCACACCACagcagaagatgcagatggTCTGGATGACGTTGAGAATAGTTTGCTTTGCTATAATCAGGCAATCATCCACTACTACCTGCGGCAGTTTTCAGAGGCCATAAGCATAGGAGAGAGACTCTACCAGTTTCTGGAACCATTCG AAGAGAAGTTTGCTCAGGCCGTGTGCTTCCTTCTGGTGGATCTGTACCTGCTCACGTTCCAGCCTGAGAAGGCCCTCCACCTGCTGGCTGTGCTCGACAAACTGTCTGCacatggaaacaacaaaaacagcaaaggagAG AACAACAGTTCAAACAAAGATGGAGTGAGCCACAAAACAGAGGTCACAGCTTTGACTGAGGCAGCCAAATCAAAGATCCACCAG TATAAAGTCAGAGCTTACATTCAGATGAAATCATCTAAGGCCTGTAAAAGGGAAATCAAGTCTGTCATGAACACAGCTGGGAAT TCGGCACCTTCGCTCTTTCTGAAGAGTAATTTTGAGTACCTGAGGGGGAACTATCGGAAAGCAGTCAAACTGCTAAACAGCTCCAACATTGCAGAGCATCCTGGACCCATCAAGACGG GTGAATGTGTTCGATGTATGTTCTGGAATAACCTGGGCTGCATTCACTTTGCAATGGGGAAGCATAACTTGGGTATATTCTACTTCAAGCAAGCACTACAGGAGAATGATCACACCTGTGCTCAGCTGGGGGACGGCAGCAATGGTCAAT CTAAAAAGTTCACGGGTATCCCCATGTGCGCACTACTGGCTACCAAGCGCTATGAGCTGCTGTATAACTGTGGtattcagctgctgcacattGGGAGGCCTCTGGCAGCATTCGAGTGTCTGATGGAGGCGGTGCAGGTTTATCACTCCAACTCACGACTGTGGCTGCGGCTGGCAGAGTGCTGCATCTCTGCTAACAAAGGG GGGTCCGAGCAGGAGAGCAAAGGTCTACCCTGTAAGAAAGGTATTGTTCAGTCTATTGTCGGCCAGGGATACCATCGCAAGGTCATTCTGGCATCCCAGTCTAACCAGAATAGTATGTACAG TGAGGGCCAGTCTGCAGCCATTCCAGTAGCCAGTATGGAGTTTGCAGCTATCTGTCTGAGAAACGCATTGCTGCTGTTACCTGAACATCAGCCGCAGGACATCAAGACGGAGAACAACTCCAGGGCGACCAGCCAGTCGGGGAGCACGGAGAGTGGTAGTGAGAACAGTGACGTCTGCAG TGGCAAAGGTCAGGAGGCTGACAAGTTCTTGTCTGCAGCTCCATCATCTCCACTCAGGAAGCAGGAAATAGAAAACCTCAG GTGCTCGATCCTGGCCTGTAGCGCTTATGTGGCATTAGCACTGGGGGACAACCTGATGGCTCTCAACCATGCTGAGAAATTGCTCCATCAAGCCAAAGTTTCAGGATCTCTGAA GTTCCTGGGTCACCTCTACGCTGCTGAAGCGCTTATTTCATTGGACAGAATCTCTGATGCTATCGCTCATCTCAATCCAGAGAATGTGAGCGATGTGTCTATGGGGGTGCTGACCAGTGAACAGGACCAAG GATCTGACAAAGGAGACGAGCCCGTTGAGTCGA GCAAGCAGACGCCTATGTTTTACCCCAGTAGCGTGACCTCTGCTCGGGCCATGATGCTCTTCAACTTGGGCAGCGCCTACTGCTTGAGGAGCGAGTACGAGAAGGCTCGCAAATGCCTCAATCAG GCTGCAACCATGGTGAACACTAGAGAGATTCCACCAGAAGCCATCCTGTTAGGAGTGTACTTGGAGCTGCAGAATG GAAACACCCAGCTGGCTCTCCAGATCATCAAACGAAATCAGCTGCTGCCCATGACGATCCAGAGAATCTCCCCAGACTCACGCAAGAAACCTCTCCAGCCCCTCCACTCTGTCCAGCCCGTCCAGCTGCCCTCACCCTTCACTCAAGTTCAACGGAAATGA
- the LOC101069048 gene encoding calcium homeostasis modulator protein 5-like yields the protein MDNFQTVLRFFMNQKATIGYSFMALLTIGGERIFSMVSFQCPCNLNQNFAYGITFLLGPAVVLLFLGLFFSTRLWRLYTGCCLNPMKLCPRGNCFGCLRVLMSIFTGACVAPIMWLCVALLNGTFYECAVSGLNNNVVVDLFCKNKTMKCREELAHVPCDRSKLSNDERLDLLLMFRAQSQILGWSLIILSALVGLLGTCCTNCRSKVSYLQLTFWKRYMEKEKERFDSFSVEYANKLAERNLQSFFENKNAAPFPFPNHKAWEEISAYYTFSQSEQYYSTLQRYVEKTDREFHPEKRPVLDSDYGIEMS from the exons ATGGATAACTTCCAGACAGTTCTGCGCTTCTTCATGAACCAGAAAGCCACAATTGGCTACAGTTTCATGGCACTTCTGACGATAGGAGGGGAACGGATCTTCTCAATGGTCTCTTTTCAGTGCCCGTGCAACCTCAACCAGAACTTCGCCTATGGGATAACTTTCTTACTGGGCCCAGCTGTAGTTCTGCTGTTTTTAGGTCTCTTCTTCAGCACCAGGCTCTGGAGGCTCTACACTGGCTGTTGCCTCAATCCCATGAAACTTTGTCCCCGTGGAAACTGTTTTGGCTGCCTGAGGGTGTTGATGAGCATCTTCACTGGTGCTTGTGTGGCTCCTATCATGTGGCTCTGTGTGGCTCTGCTCAACGGGACCTTTTATGAGTGTGCTGTGAGTGGGCTCAATAATAATGTGGTGGTGGATCTATTCTGCAAAAACAAGACCATGAAGTGTCGGGAGGAGCTGGCCCACGTGCCGTGCGACCGCTCCAAACTGTCCAATGATGAGCGTttggacctgctgctgatgttcagGGCCCAGTCACAG ATTCTGGGATGGTCACTTATCATCCTATCAGCTTTGGTGGGACTGCTGGGGACCTGTTGCACAAACTGTCGCTCCAAAGTCAGTTATCTGCAGCTTACGTTCTGGAAGCGCTAcatggagaaggagaaagagcgCTTTGACTCCTTCTCAGTGGAATATGCCAACAAGCTGGCTGAGAGAAACCTGCAAAGTTTCTTTGAGAATAAAAATGCTGCTCCCTTCCCGTTCCCCAACCACAAGGCATGGGAGGAGATATCAGCCTACTACACCTTTTCCCAGAGTGAGCAGTATTACAGCACCCTGCAGCGGTATGTGGAGAAGACAGACAGGGAGTTCCACCCAGAAAAGCGTCCTGTCTTGGATTCGGACTATGGAATAGAAATGAGTTAg